The sequence CAGGACGTCCTTGGCGAGGTCCGCAATGGCCCGGGAGGCCTCGCGTTTCACGTCCTCGAACGAGGCGATCTCCACCCCGACGTCGTCGGAGACCAACTTCTCGCTATCGGAGGTATCGAAGTAATAACGGGGCATTCACCAAAACCGGCTGCGGCTGCCACCGTTCCTAGGGTCCGCGCCGCCGTAGCGCTTGACTCCAATCGAACGAACAGTGAACATAGAGCATGCCCGCTGCACCCGAACTTGCCGCGCCCGCGGAGGGCGACCTTGATTCGGCCGCCGACCAGGCGATCGCGCGGGAAGCCGTGAAGGCGCTCATCGTGGCGAACGACTTCCTCGAAGCCCAGCTCGACGAGCTCCGGTCCAAGGTGTCGACTGGCTATGCGCGGGGACGGCCCTCATGAGCGCGCGAACAGAGGGTGAGCCAGATGACTGACGTGACCTATTACGTCGCTCTACCGTTCGTTTTCTCCGACGACGGCGTGGCCGCCGGCGAGGCTGCCGAGTGTCTCAGCGCCAACGCGGCGGTTATGCGGGCCGAGGCGCTGTCCCGGAAGCCCGGCCACGCCGGCGCCATCGCGTTCTCGCGGACCGGCGATCCGTCCAGCGGCGAGTTCGGCGACGCCAAGCTGATCCGGAAGTTCGGCGACGTGCCGGACGACCTGAGCGCGCTCTGACCGCGGCGGCTTCATTCACTCGTCGCTTGGACCGCCG comes from Bradyrhizobium diazoefficiens and encodes:
- a CDS encoding DUF6894 family protein; translated protein: MPRYYFDTSDSEKLVSDDVGVEIASFEDVKREASRAIADLAKDVLPGSEVRTLAIQVRDAVGPVLRLSLRFEIEHVAVR